In the genome of Flavivirga spongiicola, one region contains:
- a CDS encoding SusC/RagA family TonB-linked outer membrane protein: MKKNNFLLCLLMCCSSMLFAQTITGVVSSKEGPLLGATVLVKGTDKGVVTDFDGKYSLNDVALNETLVISFLGYITQEVNVAGLSVVNITLVEGLNELNEVVVTALGIKRSKKALGYAVTEVKSDEVSKNGEINPISSLSGKIAGVNISQMATGPSGSQRVVIRGISSIQDNNQPLYIVDGIPINSASLGQADQNGGFDLGDSSADINPEDIESISVLKGASASALYGSRALNGVILITTKSGKIGKKSLDIDFNSSITMDQVSTKLDEYQTIYGQGINGRLPREGQQASSITSAWGPKLDPSLTILQRDGTVRPYGLVKNNIQDFFNTGTTYTNSISLNSSQEKGSFRFSYANVTNKDIIPNAGLEKNSFTIRAKNRLNNFLEIDTKASYIIENVKNRPALTDNVNNIGNGLVGLAPNIDQAWLQNYIDQDGNYIDYTGNNFRANPYWTINKTFNKSKKNRLLGFVNLNFNLHENLKLRLKSGVDRYNFNFINFMDRGTPTRTGGFYSELESTVQEVNHEALLTYSKSINDDWHITTSLGANVSKQESSIISTTATEIAEPGIANILNFQSPVVTPGGTKKEIQSVFGLAQISYKDFAFIDITARNDWSSTLPLQNNSFFYPSFSGSFVFTDAFNINKNAMTYGKIRASWAQVGGDTDPFSLQQTYAITGLSFGGFSQGQIDGNTIPNSNLKPQTTTSYEFGTDLRFLNNRISVDFTYYNQTTDDQILQVEVPTASGFSSARLNSGALENKGIELLFTVKPINTNNFKWDVTLNYSKIWNKVISLHEDIDVFTVANARWSGVTIVAFAGEEFGQIYGRGYKRDPQGNIVHDATTGLPLATDENMKIGNILPDWTGGVINTFNYKNFRLKASLGVSIGGDIYSITNRSLLARGTHTASLEGREAFNDWAARNEQARLDFIAGGGSPTDYVPLTLDGGYVGHGVKLVSTDSEGNETYEENDVIVNPQNYWLEATNKIPETNVYDASYVKLRELSLSYSLPSKYLSKKYIKGLTISVIGRNLFTFYKNVPNIDPESTYNNGNGQGLEYGSLPTRRNYGLNLSLKF, encoded by the coding sequence ATGAAAAAAAACAACTTTTTATTATGTCTATTAATGTGCTGCTCGAGTATGTTATTTGCACAAACTATAACTGGAGTCGTATCGAGTAAAGAAGGTCCTTTGCTAGGGGCAACTGTTTTAGTTAAAGGAACTGATAAAGGAGTGGTTACAGATTTTGATGGGAAATACTCATTAAATGATGTAGCTCTTAACGAAACATTGGTGATTAGCTTTTTAGGATATATAACCCAAGAAGTGAATGTCGCAGGTTTATCGGTTGTAAATATTACACTTGTAGAAGGTTTAAACGAGCTAAACGAGGTGGTTGTAACGGCCTTAGGCATAAAACGCAGTAAGAAGGCTTTGGGGTACGCTGTAACCGAAGTTAAATCTGATGAAGTTTCTAAAAATGGAGAAATCAACCCTATTTCTAGTTTGTCCGGGAAAATTGCTGGGGTAAATATTTCTCAAATGGCAACAGGTCCTTCGGGTTCACAAAGAGTAGTTATTAGAGGGATAAGTTCCATACAGGACAATAACCAACCTTTGTATATTGTTGATGGGATTCCTATAAATAGTGCCTCACTAGGACAAGCTGATCAAAATGGAGGTTTCGATTTAGGTGATAGTAGTGCAGATATTAATCCAGAAGACATTGAGTCCATTTCAGTATTAAAAGGAGCCTCTGCATCTGCATTATATGGGAGTAGAGCATTGAATGGTGTCATTTTAATAACGACTAAATCTGGTAAAATTGGAAAGAAAAGTTTAGATATAGATTTTAATTCATCTATAACCATGGATCAAGTATCTACTAAACTAGATGAATACCAAACTATTTATGGACAAGGTATTAACGGCCGCCTACCTAGAGAAGGACAACAAGCCAGTAGTATTACCAGTGCTTGGGGTCCTAAACTAGACCCGTCATTAACAATTCTACAAAGAGATGGCACTGTGCGACCATACGGATTAGTTAAAAATAACATTCAGGATTTTTTTAACACAGGAACAACTTATACAAACAGCATCTCTCTTAATTCCAGTCAGGAAAAAGGAAGTTTTAGATTTTCTTATGCTAATGTTACAAATAAGGATATCATACCTAATGCTGGTTTAGAAAAAAATAGTTTTACTATACGTGCAAAGAATAGATTGAACAACTTTCTAGAAATAGACACTAAAGCCAGTTATATTATTGAGAATGTAAAGAACCGTCCTGCATTAACAGATAATGTTAATAATATTGGTAATGGATTGGTTGGTTTAGCTCCAAATATAGATCAGGCATGGCTGCAAAATTATATAGATCAAGATGGAAACTATATTGATTATACAGGTAACAACTTTAGGGCAAACCCTTATTGGACCATTAATAAAACATTCAATAAAAGCAAAAAGAATCGTTTATTGGGTTTTGTGAACCTAAACTTCAATTTGCATGAAAATCTTAAATTAAGATTAAAGTCAGGCGTAGATAGATATAATTTTAATTTTATTAATTTTATGGACAGGGGTACCCCTACTAGAACGGGCGGATTTTATTCAGAATTAGAATCTACTGTACAAGAGGTTAATCATGAGGCACTTCTAACGTATTCCAAATCAATAAACGATGATTGGCATATAACAACAAGTTTGGGAGCTAATGTTTCGAAGCAGGAATCCAGTATAATCTCAACAACAGCAACAGAAATTGCAGAGCCTGGAATAGCTAATATTTTAAATTTTCAAAGCCCTGTAGTTACTCCGGGCGGTACTAAAAAAGAAATACAAAGTGTTTTTGGTTTAGCGCAAATTAGCTATAAAGATTTTGCGTTTATTGATATTACAGCGAGAAATGATTGGTCTTCCACTTTACCATTACAAAACAACTCATTCTTTTACCCATCTTTTTCAGGAAGCTTTGTGTTTACTGATGCTTTTAATATAAATAAAAACGCTATGACATATGGTAAAATAAGGGCTTCTTGGGCACAAGTTGGGGGTGACACAGACCCTTTTAGTCTTCAACAAACATATGCCATAACAGGCTTGTCATTTGGTGGATTTTCCCAAGGACAAATTGACGGAAATACTATACCCAATTCTAACTTAAAGCCTCAAACAACAACATCTTATGAGTTTGGAACAGATTTAAGGTTTCTTAATAATCGAATAAGTGTTGATTTCACATATTATAACCAAACAACTGATGACCAAATTTTACAAGTTGAAGTACCTACGGCATCAGGATTTAGCAGTGCAAGATTAAATTCTGGAGCTTTAGAAAATAAAGGAATTGAATTGCTATTTACTGTAAAACCGATTAATACCAATAATTTTAAATGGGACGTTACCCTCAATTACTCAAAAATATGGAATAAAGTAATTAGTCTTCATGAAGACATTGATGTTTTCACCGTTGCTAATGCTAGATGGTCTGGCGTTACAATTGTTGCTTTTGCAGGAGAAGAGTTTGGGCAAATTTATGGGCGCGGTTACAAAAGAGACCCTCAAGGGAATATTGTACATGATGCTACTACAGGCTTGCCACTTGCAACTGATGAAAATATGAAAATAGGGAATATTTTACCAGATTGGACAGGTGGTGTAATTAACACATTTAATTATAAAAATTTCAGATTAAAAGCTTCTTTGGGCGTAAGCATTGGAGGTGATATTTATTCAATTACGAACCGTTCTTTGTTAGCTAGAGGAACACATACTGCATCCTTAGAAGGTAGAGAGGCATTTAATGATTGGGCAGCTAGAAATGAGCAAGCACGGTTAGATTTTATTGCTGGTGGAGGTAGTCCAACAGACTACGTACCTCTTACTCTAGATGGAGGTTATGTTGGCCATGGCGTAAAATTGGTTAGTACTGATTCGGAAGGCAATGAAACATACGAAGAAAATGATGTTATTGTAAACCCTCAAAATTACTGGTTAGAAGCTACTAATAAAATACCAGAAACGAATGTTTATGATGCTAGTTATGTAAAACTACGTGAATTAAGTTTGAGTTACTCTTTGCCAAGTAAATATTTATCAAAAAAATATATTAAAGGTTTAACCATTTCAGTAATAGGCAGAAACTTATTTACATTTTACAAGAATGTACCTAATATAGATCCAGAGTCTACCTATAACAATGGTAATGGTCAAGGATTGGAATATGGCTCTTTACCAACTAGACGCAATTATGGTTTAAATTTGAGTTTAAAGTTTTAA
- a CDS encoding MFS transporter yields the protein MKKNYTIVLLILITFFVISFLTNILGALNPSVSNSFNLSEGMAGFLPFTFFIAYGVMSIPSGFLVEKYGEKKLMLLAFLLAFIAPVLFISFPSFGMYLFTLFTIGSGMAILQVVINPLLRVTGGEENYAFTSVLGQLVFGAASFVSPQVYSWLVTNINGTKNSNWFIEIISKYIPINMSWTSIYWIFAIISLLMIFILLTIAFPKVELKQDEKVGTKKNYINLFKNKLVVLYFFGIFAYVGAEQGISYWMSKFLNVYHNFDYETIGANAIGNFWGLMTVGGVFGLILLKIMDSKIVLKIFTSLSIVCFGFAVLSSNANVSLYAFQLCGLFLSVMYPIIMSLALNSVSEYHGAFTGILMTGIVGGAVVQLFIGFLSDFTSLKTGMLFVFITLVYILSIGFWAKPIVKNKIINLKQNK from the coding sequence ATGAAGAAAAATTACACCATAGTATTATTAATCCTAATCACATTTTTTGTGATTTCGTTTTTGACAAATATTTTAGGTGCACTAAATCCAAGTGTATCAAACAGCTTTAATTTAAGTGAAGGAATGGCCGGTTTTTTGCCGTTTACATTTTTCATTGCTTATGGAGTCATGTCAATACCTTCCGGTTTTTTAGTAGAAAAATATGGAGAGAAGAAACTAATGCTCCTCGCTTTTTTACTTGCTTTTATAGCACCTGTGCTCTTCATTTCTTTTCCAAGTTTTGGCATGTACTTATTTACCCTATTTACTATAGGCTCTGGCATGGCTATCTTGCAAGTAGTAATTAATCCATTATTAAGAGTTACAGGCGGGGAAGAAAATTATGCTTTTACATCAGTATTAGGTCAATTAGTTTTTGGAGCAGCATCTTTTGTCAGCCCGCAAGTATATTCATGGCTTGTAACCAATATAAATGGAACTAAAAACTCTAATTGGTTCATTGAAATAATCTCAAAATACATTCCAATTAATATGTCCTGGACATCTATTTATTGGATTTTTGCCATTATTAGTTTACTAATGATCTTTATTTTACTAACCATTGCTTTTCCTAAAGTTGAATTAAAACAAGATGAAAAAGTAGGAACAAAAAAGAATTATATCAATTTATTTAAAAACAAACTTGTAGTACTTTACTTTTTTGGAATATTTGCCTATGTTGGTGCCGAACAAGGGATCTCTTATTGGATGAGTAAATTTTTAAATGTATACCACAATTTTGATTATGAAACAATAGGTGCAAATGCCATAGGTAACTTTTGGGGATTAATGACCGTTGGTGGGGTTTTTGGATTGATTTTGCTTAAGATTATGGATAGTAAAATAGTATTAAAAATATTCACCAGTCTCTCAATTGTATGTTTTGGATTTGCTGTATTAAGTAGCAATGCCAACGTGTCACTTTATGCTTTTCAGTTATGTGGCTTGTTCTTATCTGTAATGTATCCAATTATTATGTCTTTAGCACTTAATTCTGTTAGTGAATATCATGGTGCATTTACCGGAATATTAATGACAGGTATTGTAGGAGGAGCCGTAGTACAATTATTTATAGGGTTTCTTAGCGATTTTACTTCTCTTAAAACAGGGATGTTATTCGTTTTTATAACATTGGTATATATTTTAAGTATTGGTTTCTGGGCTAAACCAATCGTAAAAAATAAAATAATAAATTTAAAACAAAATAAATGA